A window from Acinonyx jubatus isolate Ajub_Pintada_27869175 chromosome E1, VMU_Ajub_asm_v1.0, whole genome shotgun sequence encodes these proteins:
- the WFIKKN2 gene encoding WAP, Kazal, immunoglobulin, Kunitz and NTR domain-containing protein 2 isoform X2, protein MDVRGKKGPVGMPKEATCDHFMCLQQGSECDIWDGQPVCKCKDRCEKEPSFTCASDGLTYYNRCYMDAEACSKGITLAVVTCRHHFTWPNTSPLPPETTVRPTTASPETPGPDTVAPALLNHPVHQSVTVGETVSFLCDVVGRPRPEVTWEKQLEDRENVVMRPNHVRGNVVVTNIAQLVIYNAQPQDAGIYTCTARNAAGVLRADFPLSVVRGGQAAATSESSPNGTAFPTAECLKPPDSEDCGEEQTRWHFDAQANNCVTFTFGHCHRNRNHFETYEACMLACMSGPLAACSLPALQGPCKAYAPRWAYNSQTGQCQSFVYGGCEGNSNNFESREACEESCPFPRGDQRCRACKPRQKLVTSFCRSDFVILGRVSELTEEPDSGRALVTVDEVLKDEKMGLKFLGREPLEVTLLHVDWTCPCPNVTVGETPLIIMGEVDGGMAMLRPDSFVGASSSRRVRKLREVMHKKTCDVLKEFLGLH, encoded by the coding sequence ATGGACGTGAGAGGCAAGAAGGGCCCGGTGGGCATGCCCAAGGAGGCCACATGCGACCACTTCATGTGTCTGCAGCAGGGCTCCGAGTGTGACATCTGGGACGGCCAGCCCGTGTGCAAGTGCAAAGATCGTTGTGAGAAGGAGCCCAGTTTCACGTGTGCCTCTGACGGCCTCACCTACTATAACCGTTGTTACATGGATGCTGAGGCCTGTTCTAAGGGCATCACGCTGGCCGTCGTCACCTGCCGCCACCACTTCACCTGGCCCAACACCAGTCCCCTGCCGCCCGAGACCACCGTGCGCCCCACCACGGCCTCCCCGGAGACCCCCGGGCCAGATACGGTGGCCCCCGCTCTGCTCAACCACCCCGTGCACCAGTCGGTCACCGTGGGCGAGACGGTGAGCTTCCTCTGCGATGTGGTGGGTCGGCCCCGGCCCGAGGTCACCTGGGAGAAGCAGCTGGAGGACCGAGAGAACGTGGTCATGCGGCCTAACCACGTGCGCGGCAACGTGGTGGTCACCAACATCGCCCAGCTGGTCATCTATAACGCCCAGCCCCAGGACGCTGGCATCTACACCTGCACGGCCCGGAATGCCGCCGGGGTCCTGAGGGCCGACTTCCCACTGTCAGTGGTCAGGGGGGGTCAGGCCGCGGCCACCTCGGAGAGCAGCCCCAATGGCACGGCCTTCCCCACGGCCGAGTGCCTGAAGCCCCCCGACAGCGAGGACTGTGGCGAGGAGCAGACCCGCTGGCACTTTGACGCGCAGGCCAACAACTGCGTCACCTTCACCTTTGGCCACTGCCACCGCAACCGCAACCACTTTGAGACCTACGAGGCCTGCATGCTGGCCTGCATGAGCGGGCCGCTGGCCGCGTGCAGCCTGCCCGCCCTGCAGGGGCCCTGCAAGGCCTACGCGCCTCGCTGGGCCTACAACAGCCAGACGGGCCAGTGCCAGTCCTTCGTGTACGGCGGCTGCGAGGGCAACAGCAACAACTTCGAGAGCCGCGAGGCCTGCGAGGAGTCCTGCCCCTTCCCGCGGGGGGACCAGCGCTGCCGGGCCTGCAAGCCCAGGCAGAAGCTCGTTACCAGCTTCTGTCGGAGCGACTTCGTCATCTTGGGCCGGGTGTCCGAGCTGACCGAGGAGCCCGACTCGGGTCGCGCCCTGGTGACCGTGGACGAGGTTCTAAAGGATGAGAAGATGGGCCTCAAGTTTCTGGGCCGGGAGCCGCTGGAAGTCACCCTGCTCCACGTGGACTggacctgcccctgccccaacgTGACGGTGGGCGAGACGCCGCTCATCATCATGGGCGAGGTGGATGGCGGCATGGCCATGCTGCGGCCTGACAGTTTCGTGGGAGCGTCCAGCAGCCGGCGGGTCAGGAAGCTTCGCGAGGTCATGCACAAGAAGACCTGCGACGTCCTCAAGGAGTTTCTGGGCTTGCACTGa
- the WFIKKN2 gene encoding WAP, Kazal, immunoglobulin, Kunitz and NTR domain-containing protein 2 isoform X1: MWAPGCCRLWSRWAQVTVLLLLLGVPLRGLAVPPIRYSHAGICPNDMNPNLWVDAQSTCKRECETDQECETPEKCCPNVCGTKSCVAARYMDVRGKKGPVGMPKEATCDHFMCLQQGSECDIWDGQPVCKCKDRCEKEPSFTCASDGLTYYNRCYMDAEACSKGITLAVVTCRHHFTWPNTSPLPPETTVRPTTASPETPGPDTVAPALLNHPVHQSVTVGETVSFLCDVVGRPRPEVTWEKQLEDRENVVMRPNHVRGNVVVTNIAQLVIYNAQPQDAGIYTCTARNAAGVLRADFPLSVVRGGQAAATSESSPNGTAFPTAECLKPPDSEDCGEEQTRWHFDAQANNCVTFTFGHCHRNRNHFETYEACMLACMSGPLAACSLPALQGPCKAYAPRWAYNSQTGQCQSFVYGGCEGNSNNFESREACEESCPFPRGDQRCRACKPRQKLVTSFCRSDFVILGRVSELTEEPDSGRALVTVDEVLKDEKMGLKFLGREPLEVTLLHVDWTCPCPNVTVGETPLIIMGEVDGGMAMLRPDSFVGASSSRRVRKLREVMHKKTCDVLKEFLGLH; the protein is encoded by the exons ATGTGGGCCCCGGGGTGCTGCCGGCTCTGGTCCCGCTGGGCGCAGGTGACAGTGTTGCTTCTGCTGCTGGGGGTGCCCCTGAGAGGCCTGGCAGTGCCACCCATCCGCTACTCTCACGCTGGCATCTGCCCCAACGACATGAACCCCAACCTCTGGGTGGACGCCCAGAGCACCTGTAAGCGGGAGTGTGAGACGGACCAG GAGTGTGAGACCCCCGAGAAATGCTGCCCGAACGTGTGCGGGACCAAGAGCTGCGTGGCCGCCCGGTACATGGACGTGAGAGGCAAGAAGGGCCCGGTGGGCATGCCCAAGGAGGCCACATGCGACCACTTCATGTGTCTGCAGCAGGGCTCCGAGTGTGACATCTGGGACGGCCAGCCCGTGTGCAAGTGCAAAGATCGTTGTGAGAAGGAGCCCAGTTTCACGTGTGCCTCTGACGGCCTCACCTACTATAACCGTTGTTACATGGATGCTGAGGCCTGTTCTAAGGGCATCACGCTGGCCGTCGTCACCTGCCGCCACCACTTCACCTGGCCCAACACCAGTCCCCTGCCGCCCGAGACCACCGTGCGCCCCACCACGGCCTCCCCGGAGACCCCCGGGCCAGATACGGTGGCCCCCGCTCTGCTCAACCACCCCGTGCACCAGTCGGTCACCGTGGGCGAGACGGTGAGCTTCCTCTGCGATGTGGTGGGTCGGCCCCGGCCCGAGGTCACCTGGGAGAAGCAGCTGGAGGACCGAGAGAACGTGGTCATGCGGCCTAACCACGTGCGCGGCAACGTGGTGGTCACCAACATCGCCCAGCTGGTCATCTATAACGCCCAGCCCCAGGACGCTGGCATCTACACCTGCACGGCCCGGAATGCCGCCGGGGTCCTGAGGGCCGACTTCCCACTGTCAGTGGTCAGGGGGGGTCAGGCCGCGGCCACCTCGGAGAGCAGCCCCAATGGCACGGCCTTCCCCACGGCCGAGTGCCTGAAGCCCCCCGACAGCGAGGACTGTGGCGAGGAGCAGACCCGCTGGCACTTTGACGCGCAGGCCAACAACTGCGTCACCTTCACCTTTGGCCACTGCCACCGCAACCGCAACCACTTTGAGACCTACGAGGCCTGCATGCTGGCCTGCATGAGCGGGCCGCTGGCCGCGTGCAGCCTGCCCGCCCTGCAGGGGCCCTGCAAGGCCTACGCGCCTCGCTGGGCCTACAACAGCCAGACGGGCCAGTGCCAGTCCTTCGTGTACGGCGGCTGCGAGGGCAACAGCAACAACTTCGAGAGCCGCGAGGCCTGCGAGGAGTCCTGCCCCTTCCCGCGGGGGGACCAGCGCTGCCGGGCCTGCAAGCCCAGGCAGAAGCTCGTTACCAGCTTCTGTCGGAGCGACTTCGTCATCTTGGGCCGGGTGTCCGAGCTGACCGAGGAGCCCGACTCGGGTCGCGCCCTGGTGACCGTGGACGAGGTTCTAAAGGATGAGAAGATGGGCCTCAAGTTTCTGGGCCGGGAGCCGCTGGAAGTCACCCTGCTCCACGTGGACTggacctgcccctgccccaacgTGACGGTGGGCGAGACGCCGCTCATCATCATGGGCGAGGTGGATGGCGGCATGGCCATGCTGCGGCCTGACAGTTTCGTGGGAGCGTCCAGCAGCCGGCGGGTCAGGAAGCTTCGCGAGGTCATGCACAAGAAGACCTGCGACGTCCTCAAGGAGTTTCTGGGCTTGCACTGa